The genomic interval AAGCCCCGGCTTTTTCAGCAACAATTTCTACAGTTGCTTTTTCGGATTCAACCTCGCAAATAATTTCATCTTCTTCTACAAAAGCACCTTCTTCCTTCATCCAAACGCCCATTACTGCTTCTGTAATCGATTCACCAATCACCGGTACAACAACATCTATTTTCATACTTAATTTTCCTTTTAAAAGATAAATTTTACACAGAGTCCGCAGAGGTCACTGAGAAAAGCTTCTTTCTTTAAAACTTATTTAAAGTACGCTTTGCCTCAATGTTTAATGTGTACTCCCGTCAAAACATTTCTTAAAATTACCCACACACTTATCCCTCAGAGAAATTACAATCCTTTCCCGAAAAAAAACTCGGGATTTCGCCCCGAAAAAACCGGGACTCAACAATCTTAAAATCATCAATCTTTCAATCCGAAAATGCTTTTTGTACAATTTCATTCTGTTCAACGGCATGTTGCTTATGGAAACCTGTAGCAGGGGCAGCACCCGCTTTTCTGTACACTCCTTTTAAACCATCGATACCAAACCAGTTTTTAAAGAATGGCCAGGCACCGTAGTTTTCGGGCTCTTCCTGAACATATAAAATGTTTTCTGCATTCTTATATTTCTTCAATATGTCAGCAATCTCTTTTTCAGGGAATGGATAAAGAAGCTCTGTTCGTACAATCGCCACATCTTTGCGCTTGTTTTGAGTTTTATAAGCCTTGAGATCATAATAAACTTTGCCGGAGCAAAATATAATCCGTTTAACATTTTTTGCTTGTGCACTATCATCATCAATAACAGGCTGAAATTTTCCTTCTGCAAGTGTTTTAAGATCGTTAACACACTCCGGATGCCTTAATAAACTTTTTGGCGTAAAAATAATTAACGGTGTATGAAATGGATATTTCACTTGAGTTCTTAAAAGGTGGAACATACTCGCCGGTGAGCTTGGCACGGCTATTCTCCAGTTATCGTTTGCGGATAGTTGCAAGAAGCGTTCAATCCTGGCATTGGAATGTTCCGGCCCCTGCCCTTCATAACCGTGTGGAAGAAATAGAACCAAACCATTATTTCGCTGCCATTTTGCTTCTGCAGATGAAAGGAACTGATCGATTACAATCTGTGCCCCGTTAAAGAAATCTCCAAATTGTGCTTCCCAAATTGTCAGCCCGTGTGGCGTTGAAGCAGCATAGCCGTACTCAAAACCCATTTCGCCATATTCTGATAAAAGACTGTTAAAAATCCTGCATGGTGCTTGTTCATTGCTGACATGGTTCAGTGGTAGGTAAAGTTCTTCTGTTTTTTCGTCACGAAGTATTGCATGCCTGTGAGAAAACGTACCACGTTCAGAATCCTGCCCGCTTAAACGTATTGGATGCCCTTCTTCCAAAATTGATGCATAAGCCAAAAACTCAGCCGTGGCCCAATCCAGATCGACCCCGGATTCAATTTTATCCAAACGGTCTTTGTAAAGTTTTCGTGCTTTGTTGATCAGATTGTAGCTGTCCGGCAAAGTGAAAATTCGTTTTCCAATATCTTTTAGTTTCTTTTCAGGAAAGAAGGTTAATGGGATCGGATAATAACGGTTTCCAAGTTCATCACTACGCCAATCACAAGAAAATTCAAAATCCACATCACCGGATTTTTCCTGTTCTTCATCCTCTGCGCGAACCTCTTCCAGTTTGGCTTGCAGCATTGATTTGAACTCTTTTTCCATTTCCTTAGCCAGGTCTTTTTCAAAACCTTCTGCAGCCATTAATTTTTGATTATATATTTCCCGCGGATCAGGATGCTTTGCGATCGTGGCGTAAAGTTTTGGTTGTGTAAACCTTGGTTCATCACCTTCATTATGGCCATAACGGCGATATCCAAGTAAATCAATAAATACATCTGTGTGGAATTTTTGGCGATACTCAAGGGCCATTTTGACTGTCAACACTACCGCTTCAACATCATCTGCATTTACATGAAAAACAGGTGAAAGAGTTACTTTTGCCACATCTGTACAATAGGTGCTGGAGCGGCCCTGCAAATAATTTGTTGTAAAACCAATTTGATTATTGATAACAATGTGGATTGTACCGCCGGTTCGATAACCATCTAAAAGGGACATTTGGATCAATTCGTAAACTACACCTTGCCCGGCAATTGCTGCATCGCCATGTATCATAATTGGTGCGATTTTATCTTCATTTCCATGATACTCATCATCAAGTTTGCCTTTAACCATTCCTGCAACAATTGGGTTAGCAACCTCAAGATGTGAAGGATTAGGTGCCATGCCAACTTTTATTTTTTTCCCAGATGTTGTTTCTACCATGCTGGTGTAACCAAGGTGATATTTTACATCCCCGGAAAAAACAGAATCTGCATGCCCTTCGCCTTCAAATTCACTAAAAATATCTTCGTAGTGTTTTTGGAGTGTGTTGGCTAAAATGTTCAGACGTCCCCTATGCGCTGTTCCGATTACAATTTCTTCCAGACCAAGTTGTGCACCATATTCAATAATCGCATCCAATCCGGGAATAAGTGTTTCTCCACCTTGAAGTGAAAACCGCTTTTGGCCGACATATTTTGTATGCAGGAACCTTTCAAAAACAACAGCTTCATTTAATTTTCGTAATATTCGTCTTTTTTCATCAACTGTGCAGACCGTTTTATTTTTAGTCAGTTCCATCCGCTGTTTTAGCCATTGCTGCTTTTCCGGCACACGGATGAACATGTACTCAGCTCCGATAGAACTACAATATGTTTCATCTAAATGGCTTAAAATATCACGCAATTTGGCTGGACCAATATTTAATTCTGCGCCGGCTTCAAAAACAGTATCAAGATCACTTTCTTTTAAATGAAAGTTTTCAAGATCAAGATTTGGTTTATATGGCCTTCTCTCCCGGACAGGATTAGTCTTTGTAAAAAGATGTCCCCGTGTACGGTAGGCGTTGATCAGGTTAATTACAGAAAGTTCTTTTAAGGCTCTTTTGGTAGTTATTTTATCATCAAGAATTGTTTCTGTGTCTTCACCGTTCTGGCCGTATTCATAACCGGTGAAAAACATACGCCAGCTTTCATCAACAGATTCAGGGTCTTTCAGGTATTCCTGATACATCTGGTCAACATATTGTGGATGTGCATTATTTATATATGAATATTTATCCATTTACTTTCTCTTTAATACTTGGAATATTGAATTAATGAAGTGGTAGAATTGATGCGTACCTCAGTTTTTTCAATAATTCAGTATTTCAATAATTCATTTTACTTTTTTGTATAACTATTATTTACTATAAAATTTCTTTTTAGTTAAAAGTATTGTGTTTCTAAATGAGTGAATATACTCGGTTTACTCGTGGTTTAATGTAGTTTGAATTAACTTTAAATTTGTTGGGGCTGAATATACAACAAAATCTTGTTTTTGAAAATAGGGAAAAATCACAGGAAGATTAAAAGGAGCAAAGTTTTCTATCTTTAACTTTTGATATTTATGTTGCTTTCCACGAATTTCTCAAATTGGCTGGAATAAAAGCTAAATTCAGGTACCTGATAAGAGCTCTCAGGAATAACGATACATATATAAAATATTTCTTAACCAAGGAAGATCACAGAGTAATACGGAATAAAGCTTTTAAAATTTTCCGCGTCCTCTGCGTCTCCGTGGTTAACATTATTTATTCTGTGTTTCTGTAGTAAAAATTATATTAGCTCAGGCTTATAAACCTAGTGTCTCCCGTATTCTGGCCAGGTGATGGTAGCTATGGCGAAGTGCATGATCTTCAATGAAGAACTGAGCTGTTAGTGGCGCATCTGCATTAAGCGAAACAGGTGCAGCCTTTTCCAATTGAGCATCTGAAAGTTTTCTTACTGAATCTGCAGCGGCCAAACTATTTTGCTTAAGCAATTCCAGTGTTTCTTTTTTATTTACCGATGCATACTTTTCTGCATGATCAGCATTTATTTGGTCAACCACATCCATTGTGGCCCCGGTTATCGGTTGCCCGGATGCCAGGGTTTGCGCCAATTCAATCTCCATTGGATAACTGCTGGCCACATGGTGAACAACAACACCAATCGTGCGTCCATCAACCAAAACCGGAGTTTGCCAATCCGATTCGGATAAATTTTTTACAAATAATTCCAGGGCCTTTGCACCTTTAGCTATACGTTCTGCCAAATCTTTGGCTTTTTTGCTTTTTACTGAGTGTAAGTTAGTCATAATTATTTCCTTTCATTTAATTTTGATTAAAAAAATCTTTCCATGGTTACGCAAAATAAATGCAATTCAGATTCCTGATAAGATATTTCATGTTGTAATCCCGATATGGCGGGGAATGACAATAAACGCAAAAGCATATGTTTGAAGTTCTTTACAACCTCCGAGTACTCTGCGCCTCAGCAGTGAATTAATGCCCTCCGTAGTATTTGAAATTCTCTTTCCACGGATTACACGAAAATAAGAAAAGTAAAAACAAATATTCTCTGTGTACTCTGCGTCTCTTTGGTGAATTAATTTCATTTCTCGCCTTTTACGCTAAAATTAAAAACATCCGGGCGTGAATAATGCCCGACCACATCGAACATTCGTTTTGCTGCAATAATTTGCTGATGATCAATATCCGCATAAAGAATGCCCTCTTCTGCTTCCAACGGTCCGGCTAAAAGTTGACCATTTGGCGCTATAATTGCACTGTTACCTGGATTAATCCAATCCCTGCCTGCAGGATAAAGTTTTTTAAAATTATACTCATCCGGAATATCATTCATCCGGATAGCCATACAGGTGCTGACCACAAATAAGCCGCCCTCTCTGGCTGTATGTTGCATGGATTGCAGCCAATTAGAACTTTTATCCCAGGTTGGTGATGCAAGTATCTGCGTACCTGCTTCATAAATTGCATTCCTTGCCAAGGGCATAAAATTTTCCCAACAAATTAATCCACCAATTTTACCGGCAGATGTGGAATATGATTTAAGTGTACAGCCATCGCCCTGAGCCCAAATAAGCCGTTCGCCACCCGTTGGGATTAGCTTTCTATGGGTACCTAATATTTCTCCCTCATCGCTGATAAACAACAGACTATTAAAAAGACTGGCGTTGCTTGTTTCAGAATTGCGTTCATGCATACCAATTACAACATTTATATTTGCAGATTTTGCAGCCTTGCACAGCATTGCTGTAGAGTTGTCCGGAACAGAAACAGCATTTTCAACCAGTTTTACATAAAGTTCATTTAAAACGGCACCATTGCTGTTTGGAACAAGCCAGACCCAATCGGGATATCCTGAAATAAATGCCTCGGGAAATACAATTAGTTTGCAACCCTTTTCACCTGCTTCAGTAATTGCCTTACAAGCTTTGCGAACTGTCGCATCTCTGTTTAAAAACACTGGGGTTAATTGTGCTGCAGCTATCTTTATTTTGTTTTCCATATTGTCCCTCCAATATTAAAATCAAATAATTATTGTTGGGACCAAGATAGGAGCATTAGATTAAAATCAATACCACGATTGATTCAAAATCTGGTACAATTGATTCAATTTGGCCGGTTTTGCTATTAATTTTTAGAAATACTGCTAAAATCGGTGGGTGTACTACCAAATCTTTTCTTGAAAATTTTTGCGAAATAGGTTGGGCTGTTAAAACCGGAATCATATGCAATTTCAGAAATAGTTTTACCGCTTTTTTTGATTTGTTTTAAGGATAGTATAAGTCTCGCTTCCTGAATTAGCTGATTTGGAGCCAGACCTGTTAATGATTTTATTTTGCGGTAGGTTTGTGATTTACTTAGGCCAAGTAGTTCATGCAAATTATCACTTTTAAATTCAGGATTGATTAAGTTATTCTTTAATTCTTCTGATACCTGAAGTAAAAAACTGAAGTCTTCTTTTTGGATTGTTTTAAAATCTTCGATGTTTACTTTGGAAGTAATCTTTTCTTTTTCAGCAAGGGCTTTAGTTTCATAATCAAGATAAATTGTTTTATTAAAACCTAAATTACAAATATCCTGAGTTTTCTTTTTTGTTTCCTCAAATAAATCTTTTCCATGCTCATCAACCGGTCTTCCGCTAACTAAAGAAATACTAAACTCAAGATTATTTTTAACAGATTTTAATAAATTTACAACTGCCTCAGCACAGAGCATTGCCTCGCTCGCTAAAACAAAAGAAACCATAATTTCATCATCGGGCTGAACGACAATTGTGCCATTATTTTGTTCAACTAAGTTTGAAATCTCTTTATACACATTAATATACTTGACGGTAAAATCCGCATAATTGAGCAAAAGGATTGTACGGTATCCAGTATCAATTTCCCCTGAATTTGTGTACGCTAAATCGTTTACACTTTTACCCTGCCCAAGAAATAGATTAAATTCATCATCCGAGACTTCAATTATATTGCAGGCTGTATTCCCATGAGATTCTTTATGAACTTTATTGCAGGCATCTTTGTCCGGTCCTTCCATTAGGCAGAACAGGGTTTTGGCATCTACATTTACCCAGTATTTTATTTGAGTAACGCCAAACCTTTCCTGGATGGCCAAGTCCTGCATGTGTGCTTTTACAACATCTTCAACCGAAAAATCATCGGAATCGACCGTGTGAATATCCATATATAGTGGCATAGCTTTGTTCTTTATTTTATTTATTATTGATCAGAATTATTTTTACTCGGTTTGTACGATTTGGAAAACAAGGCTCAACACGATTAAGATAATCCCCCAGTACTCAACTGGGATAAAATAGAATGTATTTTTTGATTCTTCAAATATCCTTTCTATCCTCTCATCTAAGCTTAGGTTTAAAATATCCAATTCTTCACTTTTTTTGCGGCTATGGGTGTTTAAGTATCTTCCAAGAGGCCATAAAATAACAGATGAGATCATACAAGTGATAGACAACCATTGGAGGGTTGGTAGGTTTTGATCAAAAAACTTCATACATGTGGTTACAGCAAACGTAATAATTACTACAATAATAGGGACAACAAGGCCCCAACCACGGGAAATTATAATCAATAATCTATCCTTATTAAACCTTTAACTTAGAAAGATATTTATTTGAGGGATTCGTAGTGCAAACAATGTTGATCCCATCGTTTTAATACTACCCGTGCAGCATCCGGTACATATGCAACAGTGTAATCCTCTCCCTGGAAATCGATGACATTTTGCAATGACTCAAATGTAATTATAGTAACGAATTCAACCTCATCACCATTCTCTTTTCGAAGCACTTCAAATCCCTTATATCCAGAGATTTTCTTTTCTTCAATGCCTGGAATAACCGTTTTTATGAGTACATCAAAATACTTTTCTGCATTATCCTGAGTTGTCCATCCATGCCATATTCTTTTTATCACTGATTCCTCTTTATGTATTATTTACAACTTAATATCTTGTTTAGCAGCAGCAACAATAATCATCATATCTTTAATAATCAACTACTTAGATCAGCCTTCTCAAATTCAATTTTCACAAAATGTAAAGATTCAAAATTAACTTTGTGTACTAAAAACACTGAATATATTTCAAATTATTGAATCTCAAATAGCTAAGAAGCCCGTTTGCGCCGGACTATACTTTTTGTATCGAAGTCCAATTCCAACTGTACTTCCTTTTTCTCATTTTGAATGGATTTAAAATAGTGAAGCTGCAAAATGTAAATCAATGCACCAAATAATCCCCAAAAGAAATTGAAAAAAATATTTGTGAAAACAGCTACTTGTGATGGATTGAACCCACGTGGCATTTCAATAATCATCGAAATTGCCAAAAGAGAAAAAATCAATTTGGCTGTAATGTTACGCGGCTTTCTTCGGTTTATATATTGATACAGCGTATAACCAACAATTGTAAAGGATGAAAAAAGTTGGATAGTACGGATAATAAAATCCAGATCTGACGTGGAAAATAGTTCGGGCTGAACAAAGCTAAAAGAGTAATTGCTATCAAACGATCTTATTGGCCACCGGTTTAATATGATTATATAAAAGCAATACAGCGGTACAATTTTTATAAGAGTCCTTAACTCAAAACGCTGCTCCGAGGCCATTTTCTGTTTTTGAAGCAGAAAACGAACTGCTATAAATGCAACGCAAATCAAACAAAAAGCGAGAATCGTTTTTGGAAATTCAACAAGTGCTGGAAAAGTGCTGATGATAAACCATGCAAAAAAGAAAAGAAAAAAAAGTATCCTGTTAAAATATGTTTTGGAATAAATGCGGTTCAGATATATTTCACTTATTAAAATAGCTCCCATCAATCCAAGTGGTAAAATCAACCAAATTCTCTGTACCTCTTTTCCGATGGCCAGGCTGCTTAGCCAAAGTAAAGGAATTAATAAAAACAACAGGTTCATCAACGGTATTTCAAGAATAATTTTACCCGAAGCTTTGGAAAGCCTTTTTTTAAACTGCACATAAAAGAAGGCACCAACCAATGAACCAAAAGAATTGGCTGCTATATCAATAAGGCTGGTCATTCTTGTGTATATAAAAAATTGGTTAAACTCGATAAAGCTGCTTAGTGCCAGACCCAATAAATAAACTTTGGCCAGGTAAAAACGGCTCTTTTCACCTATAATAGAATGGATAAGAAAGCCAAATGGTGTAAAAAGGAAAATATTCTGCAAAACCTCTTTTACATCCCAAAACCAGAATATGGCCAGCTTTTGCGGAACGTGGTACCGAAAAGGTGCAAGGGTTATCACCAGAATTATTATCAGCATATAAGCAAATAAGGCCGTACCTAATAGCTTAAAACTGCCATCTTGCCGAGAGTTATTTTCAAAAAGCATAAAACTATTTTCGAACGCATGTAACAGGTACTTTATTAATTGGCCTGCAAGTGGAAATTCAAGAATTACTAAAATCATATTGATTTGATAACTCGGCATAAAGTAAATTCCTGCCTTCACTCATATAACACCTTCATTTTCTATTTGGGAACCAGGTTTAATGAAAAAACAAATCTTAAAAGATTACTTTTTTATAATGTTTGGCGCTACACTTATGGGGCTTTCCATTTCTGTATTTATGATTGATGCAAGGGTTGTTCCTGGCGGGGTTTCCGGTATTGCCATGGCTCTCCATTTTATTAATGAAAACATTCCCACGGGATTGGCATTATGGCTGATGAATATACCTTTGTTTGTTTGGGGTATTAAAGAACTTGGCTGGGGTTTTGCCCGGCGAACTATTTTTGGCTTCAGCATAAGCGCTTTTTCAATTGACCTTTTTCACGGTGATTTTCCGGGCTTGGAATTCTTTGCCTTAAATAAAAGTGAAGCAATTGTTGATTTGCTGCAAAATGATTTTCTTTTTCTAATCATTATCGGTGCAGTTTTGCTTGGCGTGGGTATGGGTTTTGTATTAAAACATCAGGGGACAACCGGTGGCGCCGATGTAGTGGCCGCTATTTTACAGCGCCGCTTTGGCTACAAACCCGGCAATTCCATTATGGTAATGAATTTTTTTATTATTACTTTTGCCACAGCGGTTATTTATATCAATAATTTATCACCCAACAGACCCGCTATCTCATTGGCATTTTATGCCCTGATGTTAACATTTATAATCTCGCGGATTGTTGATGTTATGATTGATGGCTTTGATTATGCACGATCTGCTTTAATAATCTCTGAAAAAGGCGAAGAAATTGCCGATGCCATAATGAATCGTATGTCACGTGGTGCTACAGCTTTAAAAGGTCGTGGTTTGTATCGTAATACAGATCGTGAAATTTTGATGACTGTTATTACCCGGCGCGAAATAATCATGCTGGAATCGTTGATAAAAGAAATAGATCCGGATGCATTTGTAATCATCAGTACAGTTCACGAAGTTTTAGGCGAGGGTTTTAAACGCCGGGCTTAAAGCTTGCGGAGTTCCTCAATTTTTGCCATATTGAGACGAGAGATACGATCATAAAAAAGTCAACTCCTCCGACAAAGCCAATAAAACCATGAAAAACTCCATAACTCTAATCCTGCATATATTAAGTAGCTTTGCCACCGCAGTTATTGCTTTTATTTTGCCCTTAAAACTTGTCTTAGTTGTCGAAGCAGAAATTGTTCTACCTGTTTATCTTTTGATTTCAACAATCCTTATTTTAGATTTTTTAAACAATCTGAAAGAATATCGCCAACGTAAAAACGAATCCTCACCGCAGGAGATATTGGAGCATAAACATAACGCATTTCTTTTAGCGATTGATTTTATTGGTATTTTACCGCTTGGAATAATTTTTACTCCAATTGTTGGAATCCTTCAATTGCTCAAAATCATCCGTATCGCACAGTATCAATCCGTTTGGAACAGACGTGCTGTCAGGTTGGGCGATTATCAGAAACTGGCCTTTTTTGTCTTTTGGATTTTTATTATCACCCATTGGTTGGCATGCGGTTGGTTGGCTCTACACAATTATGGTTCAATATCTGATACTACAACGTTATATGTCCGGTCCCTTTATTGGACGGTTGTAACACTAACAACAGTTGGTTATGGCGATATCGTCCCAAGCACAAATATTGAAACAGCATATTCTATGGTTGTGATGATTTTTGGTGTTGGTATTTATGGCTATGTAATTGGTAATATTGCCAAAATTCTTTCCACAACAGATCCTGCTAAAATGGCTTTTCAAAATAATATGGATAGCCTGAAAGCTTTCGTAAAATACCGGGAACTACCGATAACATTACAGCACCGTATTCGTGATTATTATGCATATCTTTGGAAAAAGCGATTGGGTTATGATGAATCCGGTTTTTTAGAAAACCTGCCTACCGGTTTAAAAAATGAAGTTGCGCTGCACTTAAAACGCAAGATAATAGACAAGATACCGTTATTTAAAGAAACAGGTGAAGAATTCTTGAATGATATCGCCCTGAACCTTAAGCCTGTCATTTATACACCAGGAGATTTTATTATCTCGGAAGGTGAAGAAGGTCATGAAATGTTTCTTGTAATAAAAGGAGAAATTAAAATCTTTAAAAACGGTACGCCTGATAAGTCAATTATTTTAAAAGACGGTTCGTTTGTTGGTGAGATTGCCCTGTTGCGCAATGAACCGCGTATGGCCAATGTTCAGGCCATTACTTATACAGATTTATATAAGTTGGAACGCGAGGTGTTTGAATCAGTTTTGTCTCAACACCCTGAGATTGCAAAAAAGATAAAAGATACAGCTGAAGCCCGTATTAAGATGAACACTAGTGATTAAGACTTTCGATTAGGATGTCGTCATTTCTGTAGGTTTTTAACAGGAATCCGTTTTAGATTCCCGATAAGGGCACTCGGGAATGACAACTATTTAATTCACAGATAAACTCCTGTTTTTCTTGGTGCTACTTTTTTTCACTACTTAATAGCCCCATCACATAAAAATCGCAATAATGACCTTTGTGAAACATTGCCTCGCGTAAGGTGCCTTCAATTTTAAAACCGCATTTTTGATAAGCTTTTACAGCCCGTTCATTGCCGACATAAACATGAAGCTGGATTCTGTTTAAATTTAAAGTTTCAAAAGCATAATCTATCATAAGATTTGTAACTTCCCTGCCGTATCCTTTTGACCAGTTTTCCTTTTGGGCAATGGCAATATAATAAACTGCCGCTCTGCTAATCCAATCAACCCTGTAAAAAGCAGTAACTCCAATGGATTTGTCCGATTCCTTTTCACAGATTGTAAAAAGTACGGTTTTATGGTCCGCTATGGCTTGCTCCAGTTTTAC from Calditrichota bacterium carries:
- a CDS encoding 2-oxoglutarate dehydrogenase E1 component — encoded protein: MDKYSYINNAHPQYVDQMYQEYLKDPESVDESWRMFFTGYEYGQNGEDTETILDDKITTKRALKELSVINLINAYRTRGHLFTKTNPVRERRPYKPNLDLENFHLKESDLDTVFEAGAELNIGPAKLRDILSHLDETYCSSIGAEYMFIRVPEKQQWLKQRMELTKNKTVCTVDEKRRILRKLNEAVVFERFLHTKYVGQKRFSLQGGETLIPGLDAIIEYGAQLGLEEIVIGTAHRGRLNILANTLQKHYEDIFSEFEGEGHADSVFSGDVKYHLGYTSMVETTSGKKIKVGMAPNPSHLEVANPIVAGMVKGKLDDEYHGNEDKIAPIMIHGDAAIAGQGVVYELIQMSLLDGYRTGGTIHIVINNQIGFTTNYLQGRSSTYCTDVAKVTLSPVFHVNADDVEAVVLTVKMALEYRQKFHTDVFIDLLGYRRYGHNEGDEPRFTQPKLYATIAKHPDPREIYNQKLMAAEGFEKDLAKEMEKEFKSMLQAKLEEVRAEDEEQEKSGDVDFEFSCDWRSDELGNRYYPIPLTFFPEKKLKDIGKRIFTLPDSYNLINKARKLYKDRLDKIESGVDLDWATAEFLAYASILEEGHPIRLSGQDSERGTFSHRHAILRDEKTEELYLPLNHVSNEQAPCRIFNSLLSEYGEMGFEYGYAASTPHGLTIWEAQFGDFFNGAQIVIDQFLSSAEAKWQRNNGLVLFLPHGYEGQGPEHSNARIERFLQLSANDNWRIAVPSSPASMFHLLRTQVKYPFHTPLIIFTPKSLLRHPECVNDLKTLAEGKFQPVIDDDSAQAKNVKRIIFCSGKVYYDLKAYKTQNKRKDVAIVRTELLYPFPEKEIADILKKYKNAENILYVQEEPENYGAWPFFKNWFGIDGLKGVYRKAGAAPATGFHKQHAVEQNEIVQKAFSD
- a CDS encoding carbon-nitrogen hydrolase family protein, yielding MENKIKIAAAQLTPVFLNRDATVRKACKAITEAGEKGCKLIVFPEAFISGYPDWVWLVPNSNGAVLNELYVKLVENAVSVPDNSTAMLCKAAKSANINVVIGMHERNSETSNASLFNSLLFISDEGEILGTHRKLIPTGGERLIWAQGDGCTLKSYSTSAGKIGGLICWENFMPLARNAIYEAGTQILASPTWDKSSNWLQSMQHTAREGGLFVVSTCMAIRMNDIPDEYNFKKLYPAGRDWINPGNSAIIAPNGQLLAGPLEAEEGILYADIDHQQIIAAKRMFDVVGHYSRPDVFNFSVKGEK
- a CDS encoding DUF4242 domain-containing protein yields the protein MPLYMDIHTVDSDDFSVEDVVKAHMQDLAIQERFGVTQIKYWVNVDAKTLFCLMEGPDKDACNKVHKESHGNTACNIIEVSDDEFNLFLGQGKSVNDLAYTNSGEIDTGYRTILLLNYADFTVKYINVYKEISNLVEQNNGTIVVQPDDEIMVSFVLASEAMLCAEAVVNLLKSVKNNLEFSISLVSGRPVDEHGKDLFEETKKKTQDICNLGFNKTIYLDYETKALAEKEKITSKVNIEDFKTIQKEDFSFLLQVSEELKNNLINPEFKSDNLHELLGLSKSQTYRKIKSLTGLAPNQLIQEARLILSLKQIKKSGKTISEIAYDSGFNSPTYFAKIFKKRFGSTPTDFSSISKN
- a CDS encoding antibiotic biosynthesis monooxygenase — encoded protein: MIKRIWHGWTTQDNAEKYFDVLIKTVIPGIEEKKISGYKGFEVLRKENGDEVEFVTIITFESLQNVIDFQGEDYTVAYVPDAARVVLKRWDQHCLHYESLK
- a CDS encoding VanZ family protein, which translates into the protein MPSYQINMILVILEFPLAGQLIKYLLHAFENSFMLFENNSRQDGSFKLLGTALFAYMLIIILVITLAPFRYHVPQKLAIFWFWDVKEVLQNIFLFTPFGFLIHSIIGEKSRFYLAKVYLLGLALSSFIEFNQFFIYTRMTSLIDIAANSFGSLVGAFFYVQFKKRLSKASGKIILEIPLMNLLFLLIPLLWLSSLAIGKEVQRIWLILPLGLMGAILISEIYLNRIYSKTYFNRILFFLFFFAWFIISTFPALVEFPKTILAFCLICVAFIAVRFLLQKQKMASEQRFELRTLIKIVPLYCFYIIILNRWPIRSFDSNYSFSFVQPELFSTSDLDFIIRTIQLFSSFTIVGYTLYQYINRRKPRNITAKLIFSLLAISMIIEMPRGFNPSQVAVFTNIFFNFFWGLFGALIYILQLHYFKSIQNEKKEVQLELDFDTKSIVRRKRAS
- a CDS encoding YitT family protein, with protein sequence MKKQILKDYFFIMFGATLMGLSISVFMIDARVVPGGVSGIAMALHFINENIPTGLALWLMNIPLFVWGIKELGWGFARRTIFGFSISAFSIDLFHGDFPGLEFFALNKSEAIVDLLQNDFLFLIIIGAVLLGVGMGFVLKHQGTTGGADVVAAILQRRFGYKPGNSIMVMNFFIITFATAVIYINNLSPNRPAISLAFYALMLTFIISRIVDVMIDGFDYARSALIISEKGEEIADAIMNRMSRGATALKGRGLYRNTDREILMTVITRREIIMLESLIKEIDPDAFVIISTVHEVLGEGFKRRA
- a CDS encoding cyclic nucleotide-binding domain-containing protein — translated: MKNSITLILHILSSFATAVIAFILPLKLVLVVEAEIVLPVYLLISTILILDFLNNLKEYRQRKNESSPQEILEHKHNAFLLAIDFIGILPLGIIFTPIVGILQLLKIIRIAQYQSVWNRRAVRLGDYQKLAFFVFWIFIITHWLACGWLALHNYGSISDTTTLYVRSLYWTVVTLTTVGYGDIVPSTNIETAYSMVVMIFGVGIYGYVIGNIAKILSTTDPAKMAFQNNMDSLKAFVKYRELPITLQHRIRDYYAYLWKKRLGYDESGFLENLPTGLKNEVALHLKRKIIDKIPLFKETGEEFLNDIALNLKPVIYTPGDFIISEGEEGHEMFLVIKGEIKIFKNGTPDKSIILKDGSFVGEIALLRNEPRMANVQAITYTDLYKLEREVFESVLSQHPEIAKKIKDTAEARIKMNTSD
- a CDS encoding GNAT family N-acetyltransferase; amino-acid sequence: MKNPFIIGTNIYLRACEDDDKNIWAETENHPDPREFLFYALPSSPAEQLVKLEQAIADHKTVLFTICEKESDKSIGVTAFYRVDWISRAAVYYIAIAQKENWSKGYGREVTNLMIDYAFETLNLNRIQLHVYVGNERAVKAYQKCGFKIEGTLREAMFHKGHYCDFYVMGLLSSEKK